A segment of the Mytilus trossulus isolate FHL-02 chromosome 12, PNRI_Mtr1.1.1.hap1, whole genome shotgun sequence genome:
tgtcaaataaaacatgaacttgacacaaaatcataaaaatgtcttttttttggtggtttttATTCAAATAGGGAGGGGGTAGTGAAGGGATCTTTCAGCTGCTAGGATATAGGCAAATTTATATAACATCACCTGAAAATTTTGGAATTGCTGTATTTAATTCCTTATTGcacagtcaggggtactacttgctatttatttttaataacttgCTTTAATTGTCTGTCCAATGCAGATGTCTCTACTAATCATTTCAGTataatttcatggacaatgaaaatctaatttatctattattttagaaaactgctcatttacaagcccaAAAGGGGCATTTTTTCAAAGGCCTTGAACAAATAAGATCTCTGTGCAATTAGtttctttattgaatttatGAGATGAAAGATTGAACTGTAATCAAAAGTTTGAGTTtgagattcaatattttattgttatgagTTAACAGAGAAAAGTcatatttctacattttaaaacttgagAATTTTAGGgatagtgaaaaaaatatacttataaataCAAGTTTATCTTTTGAGAAAATAGGGTGATTATTCAAACCTTTTCtgttctaaatttttttcaCTTGTCATTTTTGTGGTCCTTTAGAGCTTGCTATTCGGTGTTGAAGAccctactttgacctataatggttctctcttacaaattgtgacttgtatggagagttgtctcattggcacacataccacatctttctgtATCTTCTTGTAAGgaaatatgaacaaaacaaaattcacttatatataaatactattaattacttctttaaatacatgttgcagtttaaatattataagcatgatatatatttcttttttaaaatttgtgcaGTTGTCATCTATTATTACCTTAACTCTTTTGCCATGTAATAAATTTGGCTGCTGAAAATCATTCTGACAATTGGAGTATCCCATGCCTAATCCAAATCCTGTACCGAGGGCTACGGGCCAGGTCTTTCCTACAGACAAATAAGTAAACATTACTATTGTTATTGTAAATACATAACTGAGTAGGAATCTTCAGCATCATATAACAGTCACAATGTCAAGAAagtttcctttttattttaattttcttcttatttcggtgtgtttttctcttcttcttGTAAACCTTTTAGTAAAACTAATTGAATATTCCAACTtacaaaaaattgcaaaataaacttCTAGCAAAACCAGATGATACGTTTAGTATAAAAACATCATTGAACATGAATAGTTTTAAAAGTATCTTGTTCAAATACTAGATTTCTGAGAAGGATTAAAGTAGTTGGCATTGGTGAATATCTTTCATGAATTTTTCTGTTGGAAATATCCTTGTATCAACCTCATCCAAAGTCAATAACTgaatattattgtcatttgtaACTAAATCAATGTTGCTTTTAGTCAAGGACAGCCATAAGTCAGCAGGTGTCCTATCAGTTTTCCTAGTCATATTTTCACTATTCTAATAATTTTGTTAGGTTATAAATatcagggttttttttaaaataaaaaaccaGCATAGACAATTTGCAGAATCAACAAAATGCTTATTACTACTATTGAAAAAGATTTGTGGAGGGAAATAGTTTAAAGATAAAATGGTTTTATTGACCAACATTGCAAATATTATCAGGATTATCATAGCATGCATCTTTTGattctaaaattaaatgaaaaccaGATGTATCAATTTAAttgtaaactacaaaatgatttaaaattatttgcagaaataaatgaataaacatgTACAGATTACAAAGTTGCAGTTAATATTTATGCATATATACTTTTACACTTGTAAAATAATTCTATTTAATGGAAACGGTTGCACATTATGACATGTTGCacatttttacatgtttgtgTTATTTGGCACAAAATCTTGTCAACTTTTACATAAAAAGTGAAATCTTTAAAAAGGGGAATGCAGATTGTACATGACAAATGTTTGACTTCTTAAACTTATTTCTTCCTATTTTTTAATCtacattttcattaaaattttccGAAAGTTATTGAATAATGCAATTATTTGTCTAGGTACTATGATCATATTGATCAATGTTTTATAACAACAGACAGCAACTTTAAATTGAATGTAGAATACAATATTACTATCACTTACTTTTGAAAAGAATGAATGACAGCACGATACCAACACCCAATCCACTAgctacaaaaaagaaataagagTTGTTTTACTGATGAGTG
Coding sequences within it:
- the LOC134693134 gene encoding MICOS complex subunit Mic10-like, yielding MADQKRSEDVLGEKWDRCIADTAIKTASGLGVGIVLSFILFKRKTWPVALGTGFGLGMGYSNCQNDFQQPNLLHGKRVKAPLNGSQS